The Triticum aestivum cultivar Chinese Spring chromosome 3A, IWGSC CS RefSeq v2.1, whole genome shotgun sequence genome includes a region encoding these proteins:
- the LOC123062983 gene encoding protein terminal ear1 homolog produces the protein MDGVGGGGGGMAGMPGMPGAPQNILDAGAQEYYPSAGAPYPPPPFLSIPHQLYCPPPFPVMPPPMAMPMPMPMPQPQTVAIQPQIGLPVPTVAATAVDGPASRAVVLSLLPPHTPELEVARAMAPFGDVRTVDASALASEGVATVHFFDLRAAENAVTAVREQHMRQQCRLSQLYAATTAWPPQPPAWDWQQDDCRGLVLGQAVWAHFAAASTLPDDGANRGSLVVLNSLPDVSLSELRQAFQAYGPLKDVRESAQRPNHKFVEFFDTRHAARALAELNGRDFFGHRFILEFTRPSVPGVRRRGFVSPRPIVPTPPRLQAAWRPLPSPAKQPSSSSTGTGKARGEVVTTSRCSSKSNAGDRSKGGTSHERKGKGKGGKKATIVVDTTSSSPASASEAAATASASGKQQPQKGVVRVGSWRGPKSWRGGWETRFEFKQPDAARSDSNATTAADTDTQEPETRTTVMIRNIPNKYSQKLLLNMLDNHCIEYNNKIDAGEGGGEPFSSYDFLYLPIDFNNKCNVGYGFVNLTTPEAAVRLYKAFHKQPWEVYNSRKICQVTYARVQGLEALKDHFKNSKFPCDSDEYLPVIFSPPRDGRQLTEPELLVPRSPMPSPSSPRKGQAAGLDPLALELMAPPSSSGDGASSTMSTHADEDAHGASGGSDDDDDGGLGEELQRLGYTD, from the exons ATGGACGGGgtgggaggaggcggtggtggcatGGCCGGCATGCCGGGCATGCCGGGAGCGCCTCAAAACATCCTGGACGCCGGAGCTCAGGAATACTACCCTAGTGCTGGCGCGCCCTACCCGCCCCCGCCCTTCCTGTCGATCCCGCACCAGCTCTACTGCCCGCCGCCGTTCCCGGTCATGCCGCCGCCGATGGCCATGCCTATGCCCATGCCCATGCCACAGCCGCAGACCGTCGCGATTCAGCCGCAGATTGGGCTCCCCGTGCCGACGGTGGCCGCGACGGCGGTCGACGGTCCGGCGAGCCGCGCGGTCGTGCTCAGCCTGCTGCCGCCGCACACGCCGGAGCTCGAGGTGGCGCGCGCGATggcgccctttggcgacgtgcgcACGGTGGACGCGTCGGCGCTGGCGTCCgagggcgtggccacagtgcacttCTTTGACCTCCGCGCCGCCGAGAACGCCGTCACCGCGGTGCGCGAGCAGCACATGCGGCAGCAGTGCCGCCTCAGCCAGCTGTACGCCGCCACGACCGCCTGGCCACCCCAGCCGCCGGCGTGGGACTGGCAGCAGGACGACTGCCGGGGCCTCGTCCTCGGCCAGGCCGTCTGGGCTCACTTCGCCGCTGCCTCCACCCTCCCCGACGACGGCGCCAACCGCGGCTCCCTCGTCGTGCTCAATTCCCTCCCGGACGTCTCCCTCTCCGAGCTCCGCCAGGCCTTCCAAGCCTACG GTCCCTTGAAGGATGTGAGGGAGTCCGCGCAGCGGCCGAACCACAAATTCGTGGAGTTCTTCGACACGCGCCATGCCGCCCGGGCGCTCGCCGAGCTCAACGGCCGGGACTTCTTCGGCCACCGCTTCATCCTCGAGTTCACGCGCCCTTCTGTCCCCGGCGTACGCAG GCGCGGGTTCGTGTCGCCGCGACCCATCGTCCCGACGCCGCCCAGGCTGCAAGCGGCGTGGCGTCCCTTGCCGTCTCCGGCGAAACAGCCGTCGTCGTCGTCGACCGGCACTGGCAAGGCCAGGGGAGAGGTGGTTACCACGAGCAGGTGCTCCTCCAAGTCTAACGCGGGCGATCGGTCCAAGGGTGGCACAAGCCATGAacggaagggcaagggcaagggcggGAAGAAAGCCACAATTGTCGTTGACACGACGTCGTCGTCTCCGGCCTCGGCTTCCGaggcggcggcgaccgcgtcggcgtCCGGCAAGCAGCAGCCGCAGAAAGGAGTCGTCCGCGTGGGGAGCTGGAGAGGCCCCAAGAGCTGGAGAGGCGGGTGGGAGACGCGCTTCGAGTTCAAACAGCCCGACGCCGCCCGCTCCGACAGcaacgccaccaccgccgccgacacggACACGCAAGAACCGGAGACGAGGACCACCGTGATGATCAGGAACATACCGAACAAGTACAG CCAGAAGCTGCTGCTCAACATGCTGGACAACCACTGCATCGAGTACAACAATAAGATCGacgccggcgaaggcggcggcgagcCCTTCTCCTCCTACGATTTCCTCTACCTCCCCATAGATTTCAA CAACAAGTGCAACGTGGGGTACGGGTTCGTGAACCTCACCACGCCGGAGGCGGCCGTGCGGCTGTACAAGGCGTTCCACAAGCAGCCATGGGAGGTGTACAACTCGCGCAAGATCTGCCAAGTCACGTACGCACGCGTGCAG GGCCTGGAGGCGCTCAAGGACCACTTCAAGAACTCCAAGTTCCCCTGCGACAGCGACGAGTACCTGCCGGTGATCTTCTCGCCGCCGCGCGACGGCAGGCAGCTCACCGAGCCGGAGCTCCTCGTGCCGCGCTCGCCCATgccgtcgccgtcctcgccgcgGAAGGGCCAGGCCGCGGGCTTGGACCCGCTGGCGCTGGAGCTCATGGCGCCGCCCTCGTCGTCCGGCGACGGCGCGTCCTCAACGATGTCCACCCACGCCGACGAGGACGCCCACGGCGCGAGcggcggcagcgacgacgacgacgacggtgggcTCGGCGAGGAGCTACAGCGCCTAGGCTACACCGACTAG